The segment GGAAGTTAACAGGGCATTGGACCTGTTGCTGGCTGCCATGAAAGAATCTCGCGAATGCGTTCAACGCGATGATGGATTGATCGAAGAGATCAAACTCGAAAAACCTTACCTCTTGAAGCGGATCAAGAACTTGCGTGCCGAATTCGATGGCTTGTTTAATCAAGCCGCAGCGTTGCAGGACCAAATGAAAGATGCGAGCGATAAAGATTCGAGTGAAACGCAGCAGATCGGTTTTGCAGACTTGCGGCAACGAATGAGCTGGTTGCTTTCGGCACTCAGGCACCATCAGGCCAAAGAGGCGGATTTGGTTTACGAAGCATTCAACGTCGACATTGGAGTCGGCGATTGATTCAAACACTGTCTGGAAAGGAGACCCGAAATGCTTGTTTTGTCACGAAAGATAGAACAGGAAGTTTGCCTTCCTGAACTTGGAGTCAACATCAAGGTGCTCAACGTCAAAGGCAACACGGTTCGATTGGGAATTGAAGCTCCGCAGGACATTCACATCCTGCGAGGTGAGCTTAACGAGATTCGCAAAGAGTTCCAAACTGAATTCGAGATTCCGACTGAAGATCTTTCGGGTTTCAAGAAACAGGTTGCCTGAACCACATCACAACATCATGAATTTTGACGCATTGCGGAGACTGAAATGATTCACACAGATGAAAACCAGCATGACCAACAACCCGACCTGATGATCGAGGCGATCGGCCTGGGAAAGTTCTACGGAGATTTTGCGGCGGCTCAAAACATTTCGTTTGCGGTGCCTCGCGGACAGGTCTGTGCGTTTCTCGGACCCAACGGAGCCGGTAAATCAACGACGATGAAAATGTTGACCGGCTATCTGGCGCCCTGCGAAGGCGAGGCTCGAATCGCGGGCTTTGATGGCGATTCCGACCGCCTCAAAGCAGCGGATCGACTGGGATACTTGCCCGAAAATGGCCCGCTTTATCCGGAAATGACGCCGCTCTCCTTCCTCAGCTACGTTGGCGAAACCCGCTGCCTGGGATCCGCGTTTTTGAACGAGCGTTTGGACTACGTGGCTCGGATGTGTTCGCTGAAAGAAGTTTGGCACAAACCGATCGGCAAGCTCTCGCGCGGTTTTCGGCAACGTATTGGAATGGCTCAGGCGTTGTTGCACGACCCCGACGTTTTGATCCTCGATGAACCAACCAGCGGTCTTGATCCGAATCAGGTTCGTGGTGTTCGCGAACTGATCGAAGAGTTGGCAGAGACAAAAACGATTTTGCTGTCGACGCATATTTTGCGTGAGGTTCATGCGTGCTGCAGTCGTGTGCTGTTGATCAACGAAGGCCGTTTGGTGTTCGATGGTCCAACGAGTGAGCTTGGAGACAGCGATGATGTTCTCGAAGGCAAGTTTCACGAGCTCACGCTGGTGACCGCATAAACGTTTCCAGCGTTCATTGGTCGGAAAGAATCTCCGACGTGCATTGTGTTGGTCTGCATGGGACCTGACATGCAGAGTCCGTCCGAGGTAGGTGGCGGATGCGATTGTTGTCTCCAAGCCGGGCGGCAGGTCACGCCCGGCATTTTTGAATTCGTTCAACTTCATCGTCATGCTTTGAAATAGAGGAAATACGATGCCAAGATTCCAAGTCATTCGTTCGATATTCCGTCGAAACTTCTCCAGCTATTTCTCGGGAGTGATTGGTTATCTGTTCATCATCGCTTTCGTCGTCGCCGGAGCAGCTCTCGCGTTCAACGGGCGATTCTTCACCGCCAACGAACCAAATCTCGACCAACTTTCAGCCTGGTACCCGCTGTTGTTGCTGTTCATCATTCCGGCGATCACGATGAGCGTTTGGGCCGATGAAAAGAAGGCGGGAACGGACGAGCTACTGTTCACCATGCCAGCCACCGACGGCGAAGTCCTGCTGGGAAAATACTTTTCCGTTCTGGCCGTTTACACGGTGGCGTTGCTGTTTTCATTGAGCCACATTTTCGTGCTGGCTTTCCTCGGCAACCCAGACTGGGGATTGATCGCGACGACTTACGTTGGCTACTGGATGGCCGGAGCCGCACTTTGCGCCGCCGGCATGTTGGCTTCGGTGATGACCGGCAGTTCCGCAGTTGCGTTTGTGCTGGGCGTACTTTTTTGTAGCGTTCCCGTTTTCATCGGTCAGCTGGGAGGGTTTCTTGGGTTCCGCGAACTGTTTGAAGAGTTCAGTATGCAGGAGCAGTTCCGCGATTTCAGCATGGGCATCATTCCGCTCTCCGGCGTCGTCTACTTTCTTGGCTTCACGCTGTTCATGCTGTTCGTCAACATGGTCCTGATCGGCAAGCGACATTGGCGATCGTCTCAGCGCCGCAGCACGGCGATCCAGTTCGCGATCCGCGCGATTTGCGTGGGAATTATGTTGTCATGTGCCACAGCCTGGGCTGGATACACAGCACTTCGCGTCGACGCGACTTCGGAGAGGCTGTTCAGTCTGTCTGATTCAACGCAAACGATCCTGAGCGACCTGGATTCCGAGAGACCGATCGAGATTCAGGCTTTCCTCAGCCCGGACGTGCCTCGCGAATATGTCGACACACGAAAACAGCTGGTCGGTATGCTTCGGCAGTTCGATGAGTTGGGAGGTAGCAAGCTGAAGGTTCGTTACATCGATGTCGAACCGTTTAGCGAGCAAGCCGAAGAAGCCGAACATTTTGGCATTGAACCACAGCGAGTGATGACTCAGCGTGACGGCCGACGCAGTGAAGCCGACGTTTTCCTCGGAGCGGTCGTGATCAGCAGCTACGACAAAGTTGTCGTCCCGTTTTTCGGAAAAGGTCTGCCGATCGAATACGAACTGACGCGTAGTGTGCAGACGGTCGCTGAGAAAGAACGCCACACCGTAGGGGTTCTGCGCACCGATGCTCAGTTGACCGGATCGCAGCAATGGCAGATCGTGACCGAGCTGAAGAAGCAGTACAACGTCAAGGAAATTTCGCCTTCTTCGAGAATCAACGCTGACGAGTTCGACGTGCTGATGGCGGTGCTGCCTTCATCGCTGACCGATTCAGAAATGAAGAACCTTGTCGACTATGTCAAATCTGGCCAGCCGGCTCTGATCTTCGACGACCCGTTTCCGCTGACGTTCAACAACGGTTTTGGGGTCAGCAATGCGCCGCGACAACCAAAAAGTTCGGGTGGCGGAATGATGGGTGGTAGTGCTCGTGGCGAACAGAAAGCCAGTGATGGTCGCGCCTCGAAGCTGACGCAAGCTTTGGGCATCGTTTGGGACTACGACCAGGTTGTCTTCGACGCCAACAATCCGCATCCCGAATTCTCAAACTTGCCGTACGAGTACGTTTTTGCGACTCGCGACAACAACGCCGACGCGTTCTCGGCCGATCACGTCGCAACGCAAGGCCTGCAAGAGATCATCGCAATCTACTCAGGAACCGTTTCGCAGAGCAACGTGCTTGAGGATCACGAGATTGACTTCACGCCGCTGATTCGCACTTCTGCCGAATCCGGTATCCTGCGATGGAACGAGTTCGTGGACGAAGGTGGCTTCAACATGTTCAGCATGCAATCCGCGGCGAATCCGAAACGCAACCCGGTTCGACGCATGGATTCCTTTGCTCATGCTCTGGCGGCACAAGTCAAATCCACGAAAGAAGGCGACAAGCTCAACGCGATCTACGTTGCCGACATAGACATGATTTCTGACTTCTTTTTTCAGGAGCGAAATCTGGGCAACCTTGGCATCACGTTCGACAACGTTCCTTTCGTCCTCAATGCCGTCGATTCGCTGGTCGGCGATGAGTCATTCATTGCTCTTCGCAGTCGCCGTGCGAAACACCGAACGCTGACTCGAGTCGAAAGCCAAAAACGGGTTTTCCTCGAAGAAGCCAATCGCGCCGAAGCGAAATCCGACGCCGATGCGATTGCCGAACTGGCGAAACGACGTGAGGAACTTGGCAAACGCGTCAAAGAGATTCAGGAGAACGATGATCTCGATCCGATCGCGAAGGCGCAGATGCTCAATGCCGCTCAGCAGGCCGAGCAACAACGCTTTAGTCTTGCCGAAGCCCAAATCGAGCAGCGAAAAAACGACGAGATCCGCAAGATACGAGCTCAAACGAATCGGCAGATCAAATCTTTGGAGTCGGGCATTCGCAGTTGGGCCACCTGGCTACCCGCGGTGCCCGCAATGCTGATGGGTTTGGTCGTGTTCTTCCAACGGACTCAGGCGGAGAAGAAAAACGTGACCGAATCC is part of the Mariniblastus fucicola genome and harbors:
- a CDS encoding ABC transporter ATP-binding protein is translated as MIHTDENQHDQQPDLMIEAIGLGKFYGDFAAAQNISFAVPRGQVCAFLGPNGAGKSTTMKMLTGYLAPCEGEARIAGFDGDSDRLKAADRLGYLPENGPLYPEMTPLSFLSYVGETRCLGSAFLNERLDYVARMCSLKEVWHKPIGKLSRGFRQRIGMAQALLHDPDVLILDEPTSGLDPNQVRGVRELIEELAETKTILLSTHILREVHACCSRVLLINEGRLVFDGPTSELGDSDDVLEGKFHELTLVTA
- a CDS encoding Gldg family protein, encoding MPRFQVIRSIFRRNFSSYFSGVIGYLFIIAFVVAGAALAFNGRFFTANEPNLDQLSAWYPLLLLFIIPAITMSVWADEKKAGTDELLFTMPATDGEVLLGKYFSVLAVYTVALLFSLSHIFVLAFLGNPDWGLIATTYVGYWMAGAALCAAGMLASVMTGSSAVAFVLGVLFCSVPVFIGQLGGFLGFRELFEEFSMQEQFRDFSMGIIPLSGVVYFLGFTLFMLFVNMVLIGKRHWRSSQRRSTAIQFAIRAICVGIMLSCATAWAGYTALRVDATSERLFSLSDSTQTILSDLDSERPIEIQAFLSPDVPREYVDTRKQLVGMLRQFDELGGSKLKVRYIDVEPFSEQAEEAEHFGIEPQRVMTQRDGRRSEADVFLGAVVISSYDKVVVPFFGKGLPIEYELTRSVQTVAEKERHTVGVLRTDAQLTGSQQWQIVTELKKQYNVKEISPSSRINADEFDVLMAVLPSSLTDSEMKNLVDYVKSGQPALIFDDPFPLTFNNGFGVSNAPRQPKSSGGGMMGGSARGEQKASDGRASKLTQALGIVWDYDQVVFDANNPHPEFSNLPYEYVFATRDNNADAFSADHVATQGLQEIIAIYSGTVSQSNVLEDHEIDFTPLIRTSAESGILRWNEFVDEGGFNMFSMQSAANPKRNPVRRMDSFAHALAAQVKSTKEGDKLNAIYVADIDMISDFFFQERNLGNLGITFDNVPFVLNAVDSLVGDESFIALRSRRAKHRTLTRVESQKRVFLEEANRAEAKSDADAIAELAKRREELGKRVKEIQENDDLDPIAKAQMLNAAQQAEQQRFSLAEAQIEQRKNDEIRKIRAQTNRQIKSLESGIRSWATWLPAVPAMLMGLVVFFQRTQAEKKNVTESRRRD
- a CDS encoding carbon storage regulator, coding for MLVLSRKIEQEVCLPELGVNIKVLNVKGNTVRLGIEAPQDIHILRGELNEIRKEFQTEFEIPTEDLSGFKKQVA